A genome region from Marinitoga hydrogenitolerans DSM 16785 includes the following:
- the clpP gene encoding ATP-dependent Clp endopeptidase proteolytic subunit ClpP: MPIPVVVESTGRYERAYDIYSRLLKDRIIFLGSDVNDYVSNLVVAQLLFLEAQDPEKDIYLYINSPGGSVTAGLAMYDTMQYIKPDVATICIGQAASMGAVLLAAGTKGKRFALPNSRIMIHQPWGGAQGTAKDVEIQVQELLRIKKMLNKILSDHTGQDLATIEKDTDRDYFMSAEEALEYGLIDKVIKSRKEIK, from the coding sequence ATGCCAATACCTGTAGTTGTTGAATCCACAGGAAGATATGAAAGAGCTTATGATATATACTCAAGATTATTAAAAGATAGAATTATATTTTTAGGTTCAGATGTGAATGATTATGTATCAAACTTAGTCGTAGCACAGTTACTATTTTTAGAAGCACAAGATCCTGAAAAGGATATTTATCTTTATATAAACAGCCCAGGGGGGTCTGTTACTGCCGGATTGGCTATGTATGATACTATGCAATATATCAAACCAGATGTTGCAACAATTTGTATAGGTCAAGCTGCTTCAATGGGAGCTGTGTTGTTAGCAGCAGGCACAAAAGGAAAAAGGTTTGCTTTACCAAATTCCAGAATCATGATTCATCAACCTTGGGGCGGTGCTCAAGGAACGGCTAAAGATGTAGAAATACAAGTTCAAGAATTATTAAGAATTAAAAAAATGTTAAATAAAATATTAAGTGATCATACAGGTCAAGATTTAGCGACAATAGAAAAAGATACAGATAGAGATTATTTTATGTCTGCCGAAGAAGCTTTGGAATACGGTTTAATTGATAAAGTTATTAAAAGCCGAAAAGAAATAAAGTAA
- a CDS encoding DUF370 domain-containing protein, with protein MAIVNVTKNSFLIAERIHSIIPEKFAHFKRLKKEHQNTTSLVDLTYGKSVRSIIFTDSGHMFLLALPVEKIFEKIRKVNEQ; from the coding sequence ATGGCTATCGTAAATGTAACAAAAAATTCTTTTTTAATTGCAGAGAGAATCCATTCAATTATACCAGAAAAGTTTGCTCATTTTAAAAGATTAAAAAAAGAACATCAAAATACAACAAGTTTAGTAGATTTAACTTACGGCAAAAGTGTAAGATCGATAATATTTACAGATAGTGGCCATATGTTTTTATTGGCTCTTCCAGTTGAAAAAATTTTTGAAAAAATAAGGAAGGTGAATGAACAGTGA
- the nadD gene encoding nicotinate (nicotinamide) nucleotide adenylyltransferase, translated as MIVIFGGTYNPPHIGHRIIAEYAYDYLKPDKFLIIPAVVPPHKIENTSILDFETRKLWCEKTFPEERFIVSDIEKKLSIPSYTYQTVLFLKKEMKEEIYLLIGEDSLINFHTWYKWKDLLKEVTLVVYKRYSEKLKFDNYQIPHIFLNSPLIEISATEIRNRIKKNLSIYGMVSDNIVEDVIIKYRHE; from the coding sequence ATGATTGTAATTTTCGGAGGTACATATAACCCACCACATATTGGACATAGAATTATAGCAGAATATGCATATGATTATTTAAAACCAGACAAATTTTTAATAATTCCAGCAGTTGTACCGCCACACAAAATAGAAAATACTAGTATTTTGGATTTTGAAACTAGAAAATTATGGTGTGAAAAGACTTTTCCTGAAGAACGTTTTATAGTTAGTGATATCGAAAAAAAATTATCTATACCTTCTTATACATATCAAACAGTATTATTTCTAAAAAAAGAAATGAAAGAAGAAATATATTTATTGATTGGAGAAGACTCTTTAATTAATTTTCATACATGGTATAAATGGAAAGATTTATTAAAAGAAGTAACATTAGTTGTATATAAAAGATATTCGGAAAAATTAAAATTTGATAATTATCAAATTCCTCATATATTCTTAAATTCACCATTAATAGAAATATCTGCGACAGAAATTAGAAATAGAATAAAAAAGAATTTAAGTATATATGGAATGGTTTCTGATAATATAGTTGAGGATGTAATAATAAAATACAGGCATGAATAA
- the obgE gene encoding GTPase ObgE, with amino-acid sequence MSENIFIDEAIITVFGGKGGDGVVSFRREKFVPKGGPDGGDGGDGGNVIIMSSIERNTLTDFRFKKKFKAENGKNGQGKKMHGKNGKDLIIKVPVGTLVYDYETNELIADLKFPNQYVVVARGGKGGKGNVHFMNSKVQAPTIAEKGVEGETKILKLELKVLADVGIIGYPNVGKSTLISVISNAKPKIANYHFTTLIPNLGVVDMGDGNTFVVADIPGLVPGAHEGTGLGDRFLKHVERCYCIVHILDISESEGRSAKEDYYVIRNELEKFSPELSNKLEIVVANKSDLLDEKELNKRIIKLKNDISKKVIPISAATKKNVDKLLNEIWNNIKEMRIDRQKEILKSLKNAPEKLKLNIKPVDIEVPKKIRFEIIKWDEGVYEVTGKDVEILLKKYPIDQKDARIKILDILEKSGLEKTLRNIGVKEGDTVYLGDFAFEYME; translated from the coding sequence ATGAGTGAAAATATATTTATAGATGAAGCGATTATAACTGTATTTGGTGGAAAAGGTGGAGATGGTGTTGTAAGTTTTAGACGTGAAAAATTCGTTCCTAAAGGTGGTCCGGATGGTGGAGATGGGGGAGACGGAGGTAATGTTATAATAATGTCCTCTATAGAAAGAAATACATTGACAGATTTCAGATTTAAAAAAAAGTTCAAAGCTGAAAATGGAAAAAATGGTCAAGGAAAAAAAATGCATGGAAAAAATGGAAAGGATTTAATTATTAAAGTACCTGTTGGAACGTTAGTTTATGATTATGAAACAAATGAATTGATAGCAGATTTGAAATTTCCTAATCAATATGTTGTTGTCGCTAGAGGTGGAAAAGGCGGCAAAGGAAATGTACATTTTATGAATTCTAAAGTTCAAGCGCCAACGATTGCTGAGAAAGGTGTCGAAGGTGAAACAAAAATACTTAAATTAGAATTAAAAGTTTTAGCGGATGTTGGAATCATAGGTTATCCAAATGTGGGTAAATCAACTTTAATCTCTGTAATATCGAATGCTAAACCCAAAATAGCCAACTATCATTTTACTACTTTAATACCAAACTTAGGTGTAGTTGATATGGGTGACGGGAATACATTTGTTGTTGCTGATATTCCAGGATTAGTTCCGGGAGCTCATGAAGGAACAGGTCTTGGGGATAGATTTTTAAAACATGTGGAAAGATGTTATTGTATTGTTCATATATTAGATATATCTGAAAGCGAAGGAAGAAGTGCTAAAGAAGATTACTATGTAATACGTAATGAGTTGGAAAAATTTTCTCCAGAATTATCTAACAAATTAGAAATTGTTGTTGCAAATAAATCGGATTTGTTAGATGAAAAAGAATTGAATAAAAGAATAATAAAATTAAAAAATGATATAAGTAAAAAGGTTATACCCATCTCAGCAGCTACAAAAAAGAACGTTGATAAATTATTAAATGAAATTTGGAACAATATTAAAGAGATGAGAATTGATAGGCAAAAAGAAATATTAAAATCTTTGAAAAATGCACCAGAGAAATTAAAATTAAATATTAAACCTGTAGATATTGAAGTTCCTAAAAAAATAAGATTTGAGATCATAAAGTGGGATGAAGGAGTATATGAAGTTACAGGAAAAGATGTTGAAATATTATTAAAAAAATATCCAATTGATCAAAAAGATGCAAGGATTAAAATTTTAGATATTTTAGAAAAGAGTGGTTTAGAGAAAACATTAAGAAATATTGGAGTAAAAGAAGGAGATACAGTTTATTTAGGCGATTTTGCATTTGAATATATGGAGTGA
- a CDS encoding TIGR00266 family protein — MADIIDYKIIGDDMQLVEIELDPGEGVRAEAGAMMYMDDGIEMQTNTGGGFFKGLKRMFVGEIFFVTNFFNTSLGKKHVAFGAPYPGKVIPIDLKRFNGEFICQKDSYLCSAAGIEIEIAFTKKIGAGLFGGEGFILERLVGDGMVFIHAGGMIIEKNLMPGESLRVDTGCIVGFSNTVNYDIQFVGGFKNALFGGEGMFLTRVTGPGIVYLQSLPFSRLADRIYSAARFSNKGETKGIDGIGGNLLGGLFGGDTKF; from the coding sequence ATGGCTGATATTATCGATTATAAAATTATTGGAGATGATATGCAACTTGTGGAAATTGAACTTGATCCAGGCGAGGGAGTTAGAGCTGAAGCTGGAGCTATGATGTATATGGATGATGGAATTGAAATGCAGACCAACACAGGAGGTGGCTTTTTTAAAGGATTAAAAAGAATGTTCGTTGGCGAAATTTTTTTTGTGACTAATTTTTTCAATACCTCTCTTGGTAAAAAACATGTTGCGTTTGGTGCTCCATATCCTGGGAAAGTTATTCCAATAGATTTAAAAAGATTTAATGGTGAATTTATATGTCAAAAAGATAGTTATTTATGTTCCGCAGCTGGTATAGAAATAGAAATAGCATTTACTAAAAAAATTGGTGCAGGATTATTTGGTGGTGAAGGTTTTATTTTAGAAAGATTAGTTGGGGATGGAATGGTTTTTATCCATGCAGGTGGCATGATAATTGAGAAAAATCTTATGCCTGGGGAATCGTTAAGGGTGGATACAGGGTGTATTGTTGGCTTCTCTAATACTGTAAATTATGATATTCAATTTGTTGGAGGTTTTAAAAATGCCCTTTTTGGTGGCGAAGGAATGTTCTTAACAAGAGTAACAGGACCAGGAATAGTTTATTTACAAAGCCTTCCATTTTCCAGACTTGCTGATAGAATATATTCTGCTGCAAGATTTTCCAACAAAGGAGAAACAAAAGGCATAGATGGCATAGGAGGGAATCTTTTAGGTGGATTATTTGGTGGAGACACTAAGTTTTAA